One genomic segment of Mytilus galloprovincialis chromosome 5, xbMytGall1.hap1.1, whole genome shotgun sequence includes these proteins:
- the LOC143076410 gene encoding uncharacterized protein LOC143076410 codes for MDRKYGSVNLLQLFCVILFFRTISTNKGEIERLQREMGKLSRQVMLQQLFIEEKIRSDGDSGLKQTRIINDGTKPYHFPTTRSKRGVAAIHDHSHMKRTIGVGEFVAVLNGVEFRTRHNDPELRMPSTTSKNFLETEEIPFPDVPPEVTQKHTEAEQVQEMREWFRAFNDQNYTERDYRKYFKPVLCYLEGMWVYDNHTDILEPFLSDRHQFDASTFDDLEEKIMFTSYGGRKDGLENFGWLPKTIINIENGNSPLYGQWIYRIVCHPLKCDLPLNRLRMVDDLSSRMMFLRSVEEETKTRRARFKLNQRDSNVWNERFNQNPALIDSLMGEIPGLDNYGGNLTDEALNLPAYSADGKNMKKKKLLNSAYYHRFWEEIRPDYMRLSLRKRAFSDSNLFMSMTSQPQVGGKSLNYCSKEESLQNKPCKYYNQRWSYAVPFEIIYLNPLSNWNPYNITYKGHYKNDPEAQYVTENGKRNGGNDIHTAYNGTNSWYFFQTPQSFYSGKEKKRGNTGNGGIGVLDRNGKVRYTRSAGIRVFLPEIKDIGIIRQRYPIVPLYSEGNTAYKEMESLKDIVLENNKYLKMFHNVLEDESIEKLRKEKIKLSVKSGITLVMSMATISNPGPHTHYIDLSAENVKALKSNKKLNVRSSEDSGHFHRVKIIYRPHLSNPFVMKRCDNKRKCWDGHKKLLLKNEAQIPEVEEVGKEVNEDERPESYNE; via the coding sequence ATGGATAGAAAATATGGATCAGTGAATTTACTGCAATTATTttgtgtgattttattttttcggACGATTTCCACAAATAAAGGGGAAATAGAGAGACTACAGAGAGAAATGGGTAAGCTCTCCCGACAAGTTATGCTACAACAATTATTTAtagaagaaaaaattcgtagtgACGGTGATTCGGGTTTGAAACAAACGAGAATTATAAACGATGGAACCAAACCGTACCACTTTCCGACAACGAGGTCAAAAAGGGGAGTTGCAGCCATTCATGATCATTCCCATATGAAACGTACAATCGGTGTCGGTGAATTTGTTGCCGTGTTAAATGGAGTTGAATTCAGAACACGACACAATGATCCTGAACTGCGCATGCCAAGTACGACATCGAAAAATTTCTTAGAAACTGAGGAAATACCTTTCCCTGATGTTCCACCTGAGGTAACACAGAAACATACAGAGGCTGAACAGGTACAAGAAATGCGTGAGTGGTTTAGGGCCTTTAATGATCAAAATTACACAGAAAGGGACTACCGCAAATATTTTAAACCTGTTTTGTGTTATCTAGAGGGAATGTGGGTCTATGATAATCATACTGATATACTAGAACCTTTTTTAAGTGACAGACATCAGTTTGATGCGAGTACTTTTGATGACCTTGAAGAGAAAATAATGTTCACATCTTATGGTGGACGGAAAGACGGTCTTGAAAATTTTGGATGGCTCCcaaaaacaataattaatatTGAAAATGGGAATTCCCCATTATACGGCCAATGGATATATAGAATTGTTTGTCATCCGTTGAAGTGTGATCTTCCATTAAATCGTTTGCGCATGGTCGATGATTTGAGCTCGAGAATGATGTTCCTACGTTCAGTAGAGGAGGAGACGAAGACTAGACGTGCCCGTTTTAAACTAAACCAACGTGACAGTAACGTATGGAATGAAAGATTTAATCAAAATCCAGCTTTAATTGACAGCTTAATGGGCGAAATACCCGGATTAGACAATTATGGCGGGAACTTGACAGACGAAGCGTTAAATCTTCCAGCATATAGTGCTGAtggtaaaaacatgaaaaagaaaaagCTATTAAACAGTGCATATTATCATCGATTCTGGGAAGAGATTCGACCTGATTACATGCGTTTATCGTTACGAAAACGAGCATTTTCTGACAGCAATCTGTTTATGTCGATGACATCACAACCACAAGTTGGAGGGAAAAGTTTAAACTATTGCTCAAAAGAAGAATCATTACAGAACAAACCTTGTAAATATTACAACCAGCGATGGTCATACGCTGTTCCATTTGAAATCATATACCTTAACCCACTTAGCAATTGGAATCCGTATAATATAACCTACAAAGGTCATTACAAGAATGACCCGGAAGCACAATATGTTACCGAGAATGGGAAACGAAATGGCGGTAATGATATTCATACAGCATATAATGGTACAAATAGTTGGTATTTTTTCCAAACCCCACAAAGTTTTTATAgtggaaaagaaaagaaaaggggAAATACGGGAAACGGAGGTATCGGTGTGCTAGATCGCAATGGAAAAGTAAGATATACCCGGTCAGCTGGTATCCGGGTGTTTCTTCCAGAAATTAAAGATATAGGTATCATTCGTCAGAGATACCCAATCGTGCCACTTTACAGCGAAGGAAACACCGCGTATAAAGAAATGGAATCTCTTAAAGACATAGTTttggaaaataacaaatatctgaAAATGTTCCATAATGTACTTGAAGATGAGAGTATtgaaaaattgagaaaggaaaagaTCAAATTGTCTGTGAAAAGTGGCATTACGCTGGTAATGTCAATGGCAACCATATCGAATCCGGGTCCGCATACTCATTATATTGATTTATCAGCAGAAAACGTCAAAGCTTTAAAATCGAATAAAAAGTTAAATGTTAGAAGTAGTGAGGATAGTGGTCATTTCCATCGTGTTAAAATTATCTACCGGCCACATCTTAGTAATCCATTCGTTATGAAACGGTGTGACAACAAAAGGAAATGTTGGGATGGACATAAAAAGCTTTTACTTAAAAACGAGGCACAAATACCGGAAGTCGAAGAAGTGGGAAAAGAAGTGAATGAAGACGAGAGGCCAGAGAGTTAtaatgaataa